The genomic interval TTGTCCGAGGCGGCCAAAACTTTTGAACAGGAAAATATCACCGCGGAGTTTTTCTGGCTGGGGAACAAGCCGCTCTCCGGCTGCAGCGCCTGTCTAAAATGCAGAGAGCTTGGACGCTGCGCTTTTCAGGATAAAGTAAACGAATTTTTAGATTTGGCTGGTGATTTTGACGGTTTTATTTTTGGTTCGCCGGTGCATTACGCGGCGGCCAGCGGCGCGATAACTTCTTTTATGGACAGAGTTTTCTATGCGGGTCTGCGTTCCGGCAAACAGTCTTTTCGTCTGAAACCGGCGGCGGCGGTTGTTTCCGCCAGGCGCGCGGGAACGACGGCGGCTCTGGATCAGCTGAACAAATATTTTGCTATAAACGAAATGCCCGTCATCTCCAGCCGTTACTGGAATATGGTGCACGGCGCGGCGCCGGACGATGTGCCGAAAGACGCCGAAGGT from Candidatus Margulisiibacteriota bacterium carries:
- a CDS encoding flavodoxin family protein; amino-acid sequence: MKVLLLNGSPREKGCTYTALSEAAKTFEQENITAEFFWLGNKPLSGCSACLKCRELGRCAFQDKVNEFLDLAGDFDGFIFGSPVHYAAASGAITSFMDRVFYAGLRSGKQSFRLKPAAAVVSARRAGTTAALDQLNKYFAINEMPVISSRYWNMVHGAAPDDVPKDAEGLQNMRVLARNMAFFLRCKEAGLKAGVPLPVEEDRIATNFIR